In a genomic window of Thiosocius teredinicola:
- a CDS encoding aromatic/alkene/methane monooxygenase hydroxylase/oxygenase subunit alpha: MAAKKMNLREKYTRLTRDLAWDFSYQKEQDIFKQAAFEGIKIEDWDKWEDPFRLTMDAYWKYQGEKERKLYAIIDAFAQNNGHLNVTDARYVNAIKLFLTGISPEEYNAHRGFAMVGRQFPGVGAQVACQMQSVDELRHVQTQVHAMSQYNKYFNGLQDYSYMHDRVWYLSVPKSFFNDAMSAGPFEFLTAISFSFEYVLTNLLFMPFMSGAAYNGDMATVTFGFSAQSDEARHMTLGLEVIKFILEQHPDNLPIVQKWIDKWFWRGYRLLTLVAMMMDYMLPKRVMSWREAWEIYFEQNGGALFADLARYGIRMPKYWEQSVVEKDLISHVAWGTFYNYAHAAPFHTWTPNQDEMVWLSAKYPDTFDKYFRPRFEHWAAEEKAGRRFYNPSLPMLCTTCQIPMVFPEVNDPTMTCYRHSEHEGETYHFCSDGCKDIFDDEPEKYVQSWLPVHQIFQGNCGGPTLEDVLKWYHIEDGVDNRDYLSSPDRANWEKWSGITGADADIDAEAKAAAG, encoded by the coding sequence ATGGCAGCCAAAAAAATGAATCTGCGCGAAAAATACACGCGCCTTACCCGCGACCTGGCGTGGGATTTCAGCTATCAGAAAGAGCAAGACATCTTCAAGCAAGCCGCGTTTGAAGGCATCAAGATCGAAGACTGGGACAAGTGGGAAGACCCGTTCCGTCTGACGATGGATGCGTACTGGAAATACCAGGGTGAGAAAGAACGCAAGCTGTACGCGATCATCGACGCCTTCGCGCAGAACAACGGTCACCTGAACGTGACCGACGCGCGTTACGTCAATGCGATCAAGCTGTTCCTCACCGGCATCTCGCCGGAGGAATACAACGCACACCGCGGCTTCGCAATGGTCGGGCGGCAATTCCCCGGCGTTGGTGCACAGGTCGCCTGCCAGATGCAATCGGTCGACGAGCTGCGTCACGTGCAGACGCAGGTGCATGCGATGAGCCAGTACAACAAGTACTTCAACGGCCTGCAGGACTACAGCTACATGCACGACCGCGTGTGGTATCTGTCGGTACCCAAGTCGTTCTTCAACGATGCGATGTCCGCCGGCCCGTTCGAGTTCCTCACGGCCATCTCGTTCTCGTTCGAGTACGTGCTGACCAATCTGCTGTTCATGCCCTTCATGTCCGGCGCGGCATACAACGGCGACATGGCGACCGTCACGTTCGGATTCTCCGCCCAGTCCGACGAGGCGCGTCACATGACGCTCGGCCTGGAGGTGATCAAGTTCATCCTCGAACAACATCCGGACAACCTGCCGATCGTGCAGAAGTGGATCGACAAGTGGTTCTGGCGCGGCTACCGCCTGTTGACCCTGGTCGCGATGATGATGGACTACATGCTGCCCAAGCGTGTCATGTCGTGGCGCGAGGCGTGGGAAATCTACTTCGAGCAGAATGGCGGTGCCTTGTTCGCCGACCTGGCGCGCTACGGCATCCGCATGCCGAAGTACTGGGAGCAGTCGGTTGTCGAGAAAGACCTGATCTCGCACGTGGCATGGGGCACCTTTTACAACTATGCGCATGCGGCACCTTTTCATACCTGGACCCCGAACCAGGATGAAATGGTCTGGCTGTCTGCCAAGTATCCGGACACCTTCGACAAGTACTTCCGTCCGCGTTTCGAGCATTGGGCAGCCGAAGAGAAGGCCGGCAGGCGCTTCTACAATCCGAGCCTGCCGATGTTGTGCACCACCTGCCAGATTCCGATGGTGTTCCCCGAGGTGAATGACCCGACCATGACCTGCTACCGCCACAGCGAGCACGAGGGTGAGACTTATCACTTCTGCTCGGACGGTTGCAAAGACATCTTCGACGACGAACCGGAGAAGTACGTGCAGTCGTGGTTACCCGTGCACCAGATCTTTCAGGGCAATTGCGGCGGCCCCACCTTGGAAGACGTGCTCAAGTGGTATCACATCGAAGATGGTGTCGATAACCGCGATTACCTGAGCTCGCCCGACCGCGCCAACTGGGAGAAGTGGTCGGGTATCACCGGCGCGGACGCCGACATCGACGCTGAGGCGAAAGCCGCCGCCGGCTGA
- a CDS encoding phenol hydroxylase subunit P4, with product MPVNAIREDYKFEPKDLEANFHGNRLVYVGWDHHMMFCAPVAFPLPPDMPFGALVDEVIPNAFGMHPDFADIDWDKVEWRLNGELFAPDKSASLDALGIKHKSVIRMHTPGLDGIGGSGS from the coding sequence ATGCCCGTTAATGCAATCCGCGAAGATTACAAGTTCGAGCCGAAAGACCTTGAAGCCAACTTTCACGGCAACCGCTTGGTGTACGTCGGTTGGGATCATCACATGATGTTTTGTGCACCCGTCGCCTTTCCATTGCCGCCGGACATGCCGTTCGGCGCACTGGTCGACGAGGTGATACCGAATGCGTTCGGCATGCACCCGGATTTCGCCGATATCGATTGGGACAAGGTGGAATGGCGCCTGAACGGCGAGCTGTTCGCGCCGGACAAATCGGCCAGCCTCGACGCGTTGGGTATCAAGCACAAGTCGGTCATCCGCATGCACACGCCGGGTCTCGACGGGATCGGCGGCAGCGGCAGCTGA
- a CDS encoding NADH:ubiquinone reductase (Na(+)-transporting) subunit F has protein sequence MTYEVTIEPLGETIEVEEEQTILDAALRAGIWLPHACCHGLCATCKVQVVDGEVEQGDASPFALMDFERDEGKCLACCATPMSDLVIEADIDEDPDAEVHPVDDYRGEVIAIESVTPTVKRVVIELDRALSFQAGQYINLQLPKIDKSRAFSLANAPSDGQRVELQIRHVPGGEATTYVHERLAVGDKVDLTGPYGRFFVRRSDAGGALFLAGGTGVSSPKSMIADLLESGDERQITLIHGVRNLSELYDNRHFAALAERHANFRYLPVLSEPEGNDVWSGEQGFVHEAAKRLYDNDFRGLKAYLCGPPAMIDACITTLMQGRLFERDIHMEKFLSAADAAQDSQRSPLFKSI, from the coding sequence ATGACATACGAGGTAACGATCGAGCCGCTCGGCGAGACCATCGAGGTCGAAGAGGAGCAGACGATTCTCGATGCGGCGCTGCGTGCCGGAATTTGGCTGCCGCATGCCTGCTGTCACGGTTTGTGCGCGACCTGCAAGGTGCAGGTGGTCGACGGCGAGGTGGAGCAGGGCGATGCATCGCCGTTCGCCTTGATGGACTTCGAACGTGACGAAGGCAAGTGCCTGGCCTGTTGTGCAACGCCGATGTCCGATCTGGTGATCGAGGCCGACATCGATGAAGACCCGGATGCGGAAGTACATCCGGTCGATGACTACCGCGGTGAAGTGATTGCAATCGAAAGCGTCACGCCGACGGTCAAACGCGTCGTCATCGAGCTCGATCGGGCACTGAGTTTTCAAGCCGGGCAATACATCAATCTGCAGTTGCCGAAGATCGATAAGTCACGCGCGTTTTCGTTGGCCAATGCGCCGAGCGACGGCCAGCGCGTGGAACTGCAGATACGCCACGTGCCTGGCGGTGAAGCGACCACCTATGTACACGAGCGACTGGCGGTCGGCGACAAGGTCGATCTCACCGGGCCGTACGGTCGGTTCTTTGTACGCCGATCCGATGCCGGCGGCGCATTGTTCCTGGCCGGCGGTACCGGGGTGTCGAGTCCCAAGTCGATGATCGCCGACCTGTTGGAGAGCGGTGACGAGCGGCAGATCACGCTGATCCACGGCGTGCGCAATCTCAGCGAGTTGTACGACAACCGGCATTTCGCCGCCCTGGCCGAGCGGCACGCCAATTTCCGCTACCTGCCGGTGCTATCGGAACCGGAAGGCAACGACGTGTGGAGCGGTGAGCAGGGGTTTGTGCACGAAGCGGCCAAGCGACTCTACGACAACGACTTTCGTGGACTGAAGGCCTACCTGTGCGGGCCGCCGGCGATGATCGATGCGTGCATCACCACGCTGATGCAGGGCCGGCTATTCGAGCGAGACATCCATATGGAGAAGTTTCTGTCGGCGGCGGACGCCGCGCAGGACAGTCAACGCAGCCCGTTGTTCAAGTCCATCTAG
- a CDS encoding 2Fe-2S iron-sulfur cluster binding domain-containing protein, which yields MTMFEIHIDSLQQSFSASSEQTLLSGMESLGKRGIPVGCRGGGCGVCKVRIDKGRYRCKKMSRAHVSAEEESQGYVLACRCMALSDIQLTVVGQMKKAVFGTQD from the coding sequence ATGACGATGTTTGAAATCCACATCGACAGCCTGCAACAGAGCTTTTCTGCGTCATCCGAGCAAACGCTGCTCAGTGGCATGGAAAGCCTGGGTAAACGGGGTATCCCGGTGGGATGCCGCGGCGGTGGATGTGGGGTGTGCAAAGTGCGGATCGACAAGGGCAGATACCGCTGTAAAAAAATGAGCCGAGCACACGTCAGCGCTGAGGAAGAAAGCCAGGGATATGTCCTGGCATGCCGTTGCATGGCCCTCAGCGACATCCAACTCACCGTAGTTGGACAGATGAAAAAAGCGGTGTTCGGCACCCAAGACTGA
- a CDS encoding catechol 2,3-dioxygenase: MSMTGVLRPGHVQIRVMDMGEALTHYKERLGLQETDRDASGRVYLKGWDERDWFSVVLREADEPGMDFMAFKVDSVDTLRRLEGRVREFGCNVETIPAGELNHCGERVRFDSPTGHTFELYAEKDYKGTQMGLLNPDPWHEECLKGMQAQRFDHCLLYGDDLDGTIKLFTEVLGFKEAEQVYDGDLQIGTFLTCGMKAHDLAVIRHTEKNKFHHASFLLGSWEDVLRAADIIGRYKMSLDIGPTRHGITRGRTIYFFDPSGNRNEVFAGDYTYYPDYEPITWTADELGGAIFYHNQTLNERFLTVVT, translated from the coding sequence ATGTCGATGACAGGCGTATTGCGGCCGGGTCATGTGCAGATCCGCGTGATGGATATGGGCGAAGCCCTGACCCACTACAAAGAACGTCTCGGTTTGCAGGAAACCGACCGCGATGCCAGCGGCCGCGTCTATCTCAAGGGATGGGATGAGCGCGACTGGTTCTCCGTCGTGCTGCGTGAAGCCGACGAACCCGGCATGGATTTCATGGCGTTCAAGGTCGACAGCGTCGACACCTTGCGCAGACTCGAAGGCCGCGTACGTGAGTTTGGTTGCAACGTGGAAACGATCCCGGCCGGCGAACTCAATCATTGCGGTGAGCGCGTACGCTTCGATTCGCCAACCGGTCACACCTTCGAACTGTATGCCGAGAAAGACTACAAGGGCACGCAGATGGGATTGCTCAATCCCGATCCGTGGCATGAAGAGTGTTTGAAGGGCATGCAGGCGCAACGATTCGATCACTGCCTGCTGTATGGGGATGACCTCGACGGCACCATCAAGCTGTTTACCGAGGTGCTGGGTTTCAAAGAGGCCGAACAGGTCTACGACGGTGATCTGCAGATCGGCACCTTCCTGACTTGCGGCATGAAGGCGCACGATCTGGCAGTGATTCGCCATACGGAAAAGAACAAGTTCCACCACGCCTCGTTCCTGCTCGGGAGTTGGGAAGACGTGTTGCGTGCCGCCGACATCATCGGTCGCTACAAGATGTCGCTCGACATCGGCCCGACCCGGCACGGCATTACCCGTGGTCGTACGATTTACTTCTTCGATCCGTCCGGTAATCGCAACGAGGTGTTTGCCGGCGACTACACCTATTACCCGGACTACGAGCCGATCACCTGGACGGCCGACGAACTCGGTGGTGCGATCTTCTATCACAACCAGACATTGAACGAACGCTTCCTGACTGTCGTGACCTGA
- a CDS encoding GlcG/HbpS family heme-binding protein, with product MSTVVEALTLSSTAAAQMCQAAVAHAQSLGVKINVAVVDNGGNLLAFQRMNGAFLHSISIAEDKAFCAVSFTMPTGAWQSVFDEMPQLKDGLVHRPRFVTLAGGLPIEHQGQVVGGIGVSGASEEQDEACARAGMSAAGIS from the coding sequence ATGAGTACCGTCGTTGAGGCATTGACGCTGTCGTCGACCGCCGCGGCACAGATGTGTCAGGCCGCGGTGGCGCATGCGCAGTCGCTCGGTGTGAAGATCAATGTTGCCGTGGTCGACAACGGCGGCAACCTGTTGGCCTTCCAACGTATGAACGGTGCGTTCCTGCACTCGATCTCGATTGCCGAAGACAAGGCCTTTTGCGCGGTCAGCTTTACGATGCCGACCGGTGCCTGGCAGAGCGTGTTCGACGAAATGCCGCAGTTGAAAGACGGCCTGGTGCATCGTCCACGCTTCGTGACATTAGCCGGTGGCTTGCCCATCGAACATCAAGGACAGGTCGTTGGCGGTATCGGCGTGTCCGGCGCCAGCGAAGAACAGGATGAAGCCTGCGCGCGCGCCGGCATGTCGGCGGCCGGCATAAGTTGA
- a CDS encoding VOC family protein, producing MQVRHLGHVVFYVRDLQRSLAFYRDLLGLKSLGETFNGRACMLTSGRTHHELLLLEVGDAPAPPPGRRIGLYHVGWCIGDSDDALRDAKAKLEAAGVAIEGMSDHWISHSLYLRDPDGNELELYVDVPDYDWHSRTEWIDQPVKPLEL from the coding sequence ATGCAGGTTCGCCACCTTGGCCATGTCGTGTTCTATGTGCGCGACCTGCAACGCTCATTGGCGTTCTACCGCGACCTGCTCGGTCTGAAATCGCTCGGCGAGACCTTCAATGGGCGCGCCTGCATGCTGACCAGCGGCCGAACACATCACGAGCTGCTGTTGCTCGAGGTCGGCGATGCCCCTGCCCCGCCGCCGGGCCGACGCATAGGTCTGTATCACGTGGGCTGGTGCATCGGTGACAGCGACGATGCATTGCGCGATGCCAAGGCCAAGCTTGAAGCCGCCGGTGTCGCGATCGAAGGGATGTCGGATCATTGGATCAGCCATAGCCTTTACCTGCGCGATCCCGACGGCAATGAACTCGAGCTGTACGTCGACGTGCCGGATTACGATTGGCACTCGCGCACCGAGTGGATCGACCAACCCGTCAAACCGCTCGAACTCTAG
- a CDS encoding GntR family transcriptional regulator: MAIAPSKASKSESPKTLTDQAYQQLRDDIVHGHLAPNTKLRIESLRQQYGVGATPLREALSRLSADGFVTIEGQRGFKVADMTKDDLEDVTNLRVVLESQALTQSIVKGDDTWEAGVVAAFHRLSKLEESEGDRDINDWEKRNADFHNALIGACRSKWLRRFYDTLYDQHKRYRNLARSDTHARRDIHAEHEAIYKAALNRDAEAACKANEFHIRETAEVVKRLMLDEWETRESA; the protein is encoded by the coding sequence ATGGCCATTGCCCCCTCCAAAGCTTCGAAGTCCGAGTCTCCCAAGACACTGACGGACCAGGCATACCAGCAACTGCGCGACGACATCGTGCATGGCCATCTGGCGCCGAACACGAAGCTGCGCATCGAATCGTTGCGCCAACAGTACGGCGTCGGTGCTACCCCGCTGCGCGAAGCGCTCAGCCGTCTGTCGGCCGATGGCTTTGTCACGATCGAAGGCCAGCGCGGCTTCAAAGTCGCCGACATGACCAAAGACGACCTCGAAGATGTGACCAACCTGCGCGTCGTGCTCGAAAGCCAAGCGCTGACGCAGAGCATCGTCAAAGGTGACGACACCTGGGAAGCCGGTGTGGTTGCTGCGTTTCACCGACTCTCCAAGCTGGAGGAATCGGAAGGCGATCGCGACATCAACGACTGGGAAAAGCGCAATGCGGATTTCCACAATGCCTTGATCGGCGCCTGTCGTTCGAAATGGCTGCGGCGCTTCTACGACACGCTGTACGACCAGCACAAGCGTTACCGCAACCTTGCGCGCAGCGACACCCACGCACGGCGCGACATCCATGCCGAACACGAGGCCATCTATAAGGCGGCGTTGAATCGCGATGCCGAAGCTGCGTGCAAGGCCAACGAATTCCACATCCGCGAAACCGCCGAGGTCGTCAAACGCCTGATGCTCGACGAATGGGAAACGCGGGAATCGGCCTGA
- a CDS encoding 2-hydroxymuconic semialdehyde dehydrogenase, protein MKETKHFINGEFVGSANGRTFANTSPATGQQIGIVHEAGREEVDQAVSAARAALTGDWGRMPVAERMALLHKLADGINARFDEFLEAECLDTGKPASLARHVDIPRGAANFKIFADLVKNVPTESFMLDTPDGAGALNYALRKPKGVIAVVSPWNLPLLLMTWKVGPALACGNTVIVKPSEETPSTTTLLGEVMNDVGIPKGVYNVVHGFGPDSAGEFLTSHKGIDGITFTGETRTGAAILKASADHIRHVSFELGGKNPALVFADCDMEKAVEGTMRSAFANCGQVCLGTERVYVERPIFDEFLARLKRGAEHMKLGAWNDPETSMGPLISKEHQRKVLGYYDKAVAEGATVVTGGGEPEMPGDLAGGAWVQPTIWTGLADDAECIRDEIFGPCCHVRPFDSEDEAVALANDTDYGLAAAIWTENAGRAHRVAANVNAGIVWVNSWFLRDLRTPFGGMGASGIGREGGVHSLEFYTELKNVCVKL, encoded by the coding sequence ATGAAAGAAACCAAGCACTTCATCAACGGTGAATTCGTGGGTTCGGCGAACGGCCGTACCTTTGCCAATACCAGTCCGGCGACCGGGCAGCAGATCGGGATCGTCCACGAGGCCGGTCGCGAAGAGGTCGATCAGGCGGTGTCCGCGGCGCGTGCTGCACTGACGGGTGATTGGGGGCGCATGCCGGTTGCCGAGCGCATGGCGTTGCTGCACAAGCTGGCCGACGGCATCAATGCGCGCTTCGACGAATTCCTCGAGGCCGAGTGTCTGGACACCGGCAAGCCCGCCAGCCTGGCGCGACATGTCGACATTCCGCGCGGCGCGGCCAACTTCAAGATATTCGCCGACCTGGTGAAGAACGTGCCGACCGAGAGCTTCATGCTCGATACGCCCGATGGCGCCGGTGCGTTGAACTATGCATTGCGCAAGCCCAAGGGCGTGATCGCGGTGGTCAGCCCATGGAACCTGCCGTTGCTGCTGATGACCTGGAAGGTCGGGCCTGCGTTGGCTTGCGGTAACACCGTGATCGTCAAGCCGTCGGAAGAAACGCCGTCGACCACCACGTTGCTCGGCGAGGTGATGAACGACGTCGGCATCCCCAAGGGTGTGTACAACGTTGTGCACGGTTTCGGCCCGGACTCGGCCGGCGAGTTTCTGACCAGCCACAAGGGCATCGACGGCATCACCTTTACCGGCGAGACACGTACCGGTGCGGCGATCCTCAAGGCATCCGCCGATCACATCCGCCACGTGTCCTTCGAACTGGGCGGCAAGAACCCGGCATTGGTGTTCGCCGACTGTGACATGGAGAAAGCTGTCGAAGGCACCATGCGTTCGGCCTTCGCCAACTGTGGACAGGTCTGCCTCGGCACCGAGCGCGTCTACGTCGAACGCCCGATCTTTGATGAGTTTCTCGCACGCCTGAAGCGTGGTGCCGAGCACATGAAACTCGGTGCGTGGAACGATCCCGAAACCAGCATGGGCCCGCTGATCAGCAAAGAGCACCAGCGCAAGGTGCTGGGTTACTACGACAAGGCGGTCGCCGAGGGTGCGACAGTGGTAACCGGCGGCGGCGAACCCGAGATGCCGGGCGACCTCGCCGGCGGTGCCTGGGTGCAGCCGACCATCTGGACCGGGCTGGCCGACGATGCCGAATGCATTCGCGACGAGATCTTCGGCCCGTGTTGTCACGTGCGTCCGTTCGACAGCGAAGACGAAGCGGTCGCGTTGGCCAACGATACCGACTACGGCCTGGCTGCGGCGATCTGGACGGAGAACGCCGGGCGTGCGCACCGTGTGGCCGCCAACGTCAATGCCGGCATCGTCTGGGTCAACTCCTGGTTCCTGCGCGATCTGCGCACGCCGTTCGGTGGCATGGGTGCCTCAGGCATCGGTCGCGAAGGCGGGGTGCATTCACTCGAGTTCTACACCGAACTCAAGAACGTGTGCGTGAAGCTCTGA
- a CDS encoding alpha/beta fold hydrolase, whose product MNAPASNPEIGLSVATPTVTTNYHDQGAGDPVVLLHGSGPGVSAWANWRLTLPALAKQRRVIAPDLAGFGFTERQDGAHYDIDGWVAHLAGFLDALELDAVDLVGNSFGGALALHFALRYPNRVRRLVVMGAVGLSFPITDGLDAVWGYQPSVENMRKLLDIFAYNRELVSDELAELRFKAANRPGVQEAFAAMFPAPRQRWVDALACAEDELRELDKELLIIHGRDDDVIPMSVSLRLLEITQRSQLHVFGRCGHWVQIEHADRFNRLVGDFLSEPAMGDA is encoded by the coding sequence ATGAACGCACCGGCCAGCAATCCCGAGATCGGACTGAGCGTCGCCACGCCGACGGTCACGACCAACTACCACGATCAAGGCGCCGGTGATCCCGTCGTGTTGTTGCATGGCTCGGGACCTGGCGTTAGCGCGTGGGCCAACTGGCGGCTGACCTTGCCGGCACTGGCAAAGCAGCGGCGCGTTATCGCCCCCGATCTTGCCGGCTTCGGTTTCACCGAACGGCAAGACGGTGCGCACTACGACATCGACGGCTGGGTCGCACACCTGGCCGGCTTTCTCGATGCACTCGAACTCGACGCGGTAGACCTGGTCGGCAACTCGTTTGGCGGCGCGCTGGCCTTGCACTTCGCCTTGCGCTATCCGAACCGCGTGCGCCGCCTGGTCGTGATGGGTGCTGTCGGCCTGAGCTTTCCGATCACCGACGGCCTCGATGCTGTCTGGGGTTACCAGCCGTCGGTCGAGAACATGCGCAAGCTGCTCGACATCTTTGCGTACAACCGCGAGTTGGTCAGTGATGAGCTGGCCGAGTTGCGCTTCAAGGCGGCCAATCGCCCGGGTGTACAAGAGGCGTTCGCCGCGATGTTTCCTGCGCCGCGCCAGCGCTGGGTCGACGCGCTCGCCTGTGCCGAGGACGAATTGCGCGAGCTCGACAAGGAGCTGTTGATCATCCACGGGCGCGACGACGACGTCATCCCGATGTCGGTTTCGTTACGCCTGCTCGAGATTACCCAACGTTCGCAATTGCACGTGTTCGGTCGCTGCGGCCACTGGGTGCAGATCGAACACGCCGATCGCTTCAATCGTCTGGTCGGCGACTTTCTTTCAGAACCCGCGATGGGAGATGCATAA
- the dmpE gene encoding 2-oxopent-4-enoate hydratase, whose product MHNVDDKRIQQLGDELFSALRTREMIEPLTEREPAITIDDAYHISLRLVERRVADGERIIGKKIGVTSKAVQNMLNVHQPDFGYLTDRMVYGNGDEMPISEQLIQPRAEGEIAFILKKDLSGPGVTNADVLAATEAVMPCFEIVDSRIRDWKIKIQDTVADNASCGLFVLGDRAVDPRKVDLATVGMVVEKNGQIISTGAGAAALGSPVNCVAWLANTLGRFDIPLKAGEVILSGSLVPLEPVVAGDFMRVEIGGIGSASVRFV is encoded by the coding sequence ATGCATAACGTGGATGACAAACGCATCCAACAGCTGGGCGATGAACTGTTCAGCGCACTGCGTACACGCGAGATGATCGAACCGCTGACCGAGCGTGAGCCTGCAATCACGATCGACGATGCCTACCACATCTCGCTGCGTCTCGTGGAACGCCGCGTCGCCGACGGTGAACGCATCATCGGCAAGAAGATCGGTGTGACCTCGAAGGCCGTGCAGAACATGCTCAATGTGCACCAGCCCGATTTCGGTTACCTGACTGACCGCATGGTGTATGGCAACGGCGACGAGATGCCGATCAGTGAGCAACTGATCCAGCCGCGCGCCGAGGGCGAGATTGCTTTCATCCTGAAGAAAGACCTCAGTGGCCCGGGCGTGACCAACGCCGACGTATTGGCCGCGACCGAAGCGGTGATGCCGTGCTTCGAGATCGTCGATTCCCGCATCCGCGACTGGAAGATCAAGATCCAGGACACGGTCGCAGACAACGCCTCGTGCGGTCTGTTCGTGCTCGGTGATCGCGCAGTCGATCCGCGCAAGGTCGATCTCGCCACGGTCGGCATGGTGGTCGAGAAGAACGGCCAGATCATCTCGACCGGTGCCGGTGCCGCGGCGCTGGGTTCACCGGTGAACTGCGTGGCCTGGCTGGCCAACACCCTCGGTCGTTTCGATATCCCCCTCAAGGCAGGTGAAGTGATCCTGTCCGGCTCGTTGGTGCCGCTCGAACCGGTGGTTGCGGGCGACTTCATGCGGGTCGAGATCGGTGGCATCGGTTCGGCTTCGGTGCGGTTTGTTTAA
- a CDS encoding acetaldehyde dehydrogenase (acetylating), which yields MSKINAALIGSGNIGTDLLYKALRSEWINPVWMVGIDPESEGLARARKLGLKTTHEGVDGLIPHMREDNIQVCFDATSAYVHAENSRKVQEQGAMMIDLTPAAIGPYCVPPVNLKDHVGKREMNVNMVTCGGQATIPMVAAVSRVQPVEYGEIVATVSSKSAGPGTRKNIDEFTQTTSRAVEAVGGAQKGKAIIILNPAEPPLIMRDTVHCITVDEPDQAAITASINAMIAEVQKYVPGYRLKNGPVFDGRRVSVFMEVEGLGDYLPKYAGNLDIMTAAGLRTAEMFAEEIANGTLVLEPQVA from the coding sequence ATGAGCAAGATCAACGCAGCCCTGATCGGCTCCGGCAACATCGGTACCGATCTGCTTTACAAGGCTCTGCGCAGTGAGTGGATCAATCCGGTGTGGATGGTCGGCATCGACCCGGAGTCGGAAGGTTTGGCGCGTGCCCGCAAGCTCGGTCTGAAAACCACGCACGAAGGCGTCGATGGGCTGATCCCGCACATGCGCGAGGACAACATCCAGGTGTGCTTCGACGCGACCTCGGCCTATGTGCATGCCGAGAACAGCCGCAAGGTGCAGGAGCAGGGCGCGATGATGATCGACCTGACCCCCGCAGCGATTGGTCCGTATTGCGTGCCGCCGGTCAATCTGAAAGACCACGTCGGCAAGCGCGAAATGAACGTCAATATGGTGACCTGCGGCGGGCAGGCGACCATCCCGATGGTTGCCGCCGTGAGCCGTGTGCAGCCCGTCGAGTACGGTGAGATCGTTGCGACGGTCTCCTCCAAGTCGGCCGGTCCCGGTACGCGCAAGAACATCGACGAGTTCACCCAAACCACGTCGCGTGCGGTTGAAGCCGTTGGCGGTGCGCAAAAGGGCAAGGCCATCATCATCCTGAACCCCGCCGAGCCGCCGCTGATCATGCGCGACACGGTGCATTGCATCACGGTCGACGAACCGGACCAGGCGGCGATCACCGCGTCGATCAACGCGATGATCGCCGAGGTGCAGAAGTACGTGCCCGGCTATCGCTTGAAGAACGGGCCGGTGTTCGACGGGCGTCGCGTGTCGGTATTCATGGAGGTCGAAGGCCTCGGCGATTACCTGCCGAAGTACGCCGGCAATCTCGACATCATGACCGCCGCCGGTCTGCGCACTGCCGAGATGTTCGCCGAAGAAATTGCCAACGGCACGCTCGTGCTCGAACCCCAAGTCGCCTGA